A stretch of Bradyrhizobium sp. CCBAU 53338 DNA encodes these proteins:
- the tuf gene encoding elongation factor Tu translates to MAKAKFERNKPHCNIGTIGHVDHGKTSLTAAITKVLAEAGGATFTAYDQIDKAPEEKARGITISTAHVEYETPNRHYAHVDCPGHADYVKNMITGAAQMDGAILVVSAADGPMPQTREHILLARQVGVPALVVFLNKCDMVDDPELLELVELEVRELLSKYDFPGDKIPIIKGSALAALEDSDKKLGHDAILELMKNVDEYIPQPERPIDQPFLMPVEDVFSISGRGTVVTGRVERGIVKVGEEIEIVGLRATQKTTVTGVEMFRKLLDQGQAGDNIGALLRGTKREDVERGQVLCKPGSVKPHTKFKAEAYILTKEEGGRHTPFFTNYRPQFYFRTTDVTGVVHLPEGTEMVMPGDNIAMEVHLIVPIAMEEKLRFAIREGGRTVGAGVVASIIE, encoded by the coding sequence ATGGCCAAAGCTAAGTTTGAACGTAACAAGCCGCACTGCAACATCGGTACCATCGGTCACGTCGACCATGGCAAGACGTCGCTGACCGCGGCGATCACCAAGGTTCTCGCCGAAGCCGGCGGCGCGACGTTCACCGCGTACGACCAGATCGACAAGGCGCCGGAAGAGAAGGCGCGCGGCATCACCATCTCGACCGCGCACGTCGAGTACGAGACACCGAACCGCCACTACGCGCACGTCGACTGCCCCGGCCACGCCGACTACGTGAAGAACATGATCACCGGTGCCGCCCAGATGGACGGCGCGATCCTGGTCGTGTCGGCCGCTGACGGCCCGATGCCGCAGACCCGCGAGCACATCCTGCTCGCCCGCCAGGTCGGCGTGCCCGCGCTCGTCGTGTTCCTCAACAAGTGCGACATGGTCGACGATCCGGAGCTCCTCGAGCTCGTCGAGCTCGAAGTCCGCGAACTGCTCTCGAAGTACGACTTCCCGGGCGACAAGATTCCGATCATCAAGGGCTCGGCGCTCGCCGCTCTCGAAGACAGCGACAAGAAGCTCGGCCACGACGCCATCCTCGAGCTGATGAAGAACGTCGACGAGTACATCCCGCAGCCGGAGCGTCCGATCGATCAGCCGTTCCTGATGCCGGTTGAAGACGTGTTCTCGATCTCGGGCCGCGGCACCGTCGTGACCGGCCGTGTCGAGCGCGGCATCGTCAAGGTCGGCGAGGAAATCGAGATCGTCGGTCTCCGCGCGACCCAGAAGACCACCGTCACCGGCGTCGAAATGTTCCGCAAGCTGCTCGATCAGGGCCAGGCCGGCGACAACATCGGTGCGCTGCTCCGCGGCACCAAGCGTGAAGACGTCGAACGCGGCCAGGTGCTGTGCAAGCCGGGTTCGGTCAAGCCGCACACCAAGTTCAAGGCTGAGGCTTACATCCTCACCAAGGAGGAGGGCGGTCGCCACACCCCGTTCTTCACCAACTACCGTCCGCAGTTCTACTTCCGCACCACCGACGTGACCGGTGTCGTGCACCTGCCGGAAGGTACCGAGATGGTGATGCCGGGCGACAACATCGCGATGGAAGTGCACCTCATCGTGCCGATCGCGATGGAAGAGAAGCTCCGCTTCGCGATCCGCGAAGGTGGCCGCACCGTCGGCGCCGGCGTCGTCGCTTCGATCATCGAGTAA
- the rpsJ gene encoding 30S ribosomal protein S10 — protein sequence MNGQNIRIRLKAFDHRILDTSTREIVNTAKRTGAQVRGPIPLPTRIEKFTVNRSPHVDKKSREQFEMRTHKRLLDIVDPTPQTVDALMKLDLAAGVDVEIKL from the coding sequence ATGAACGGCCAGAATATTCGCATCCGTCTCAAGGCGTTCGACCATCGGATCCTCGATACGTCGACCCGCGAGATCGTGAACACGGCGAAGCGCACCGGTGCGCAGGTTCGCGGACCCATTCCGCTGCCCACCCGCATCGAGAAGTTCACCGTCAACCGTTCGCCCCACGTCGACAAGAAGAGCCGCGAACAGTTCGAGATGCGCACTCACAAGCGTCTGCTCGACATCGTCGATCCGACCCCGCAGACCGTCGATGCTTTGATGAAGCTCGACCTGGCCGCCGGTGTCGACGTCGAGATCAAGCTCTAA
- the rpsL gene encoding 30S ribosomal protein S12 yields MPTINQLIAQPREVQKSRKKVPALQQSPQKRGVCTRVYTTTPKKPNSALRKVAKVRLTNGFEVIGYIPGEGHNLQEHSVVMIRGGRVKDLPGVRYHILRGVLDTQGVKNRKQRRSKYGAKRPK; encoded by the coding sequence ATGCCGACGATCAACCAGCTGATCGCTCAACCGCGTGAAGTGCAGAAGTCGCGCAAGAAGGTGCCGGCGCTGCAGCAGTCGCCGCAGAAGCGTGGCGTTTGCACGCGCGTCTACACCACGACCCCGAAGAAGCCGAACTCGGCGCTTCGTAAGGTCGCCAAGGTGCGTCTGACCAACGGTTTCGAGGTGATCGGCTACATCCCGGGTGAGGGTCATAACCTCCAGGAGCACTCGGTGGTCATGATCCGCGGCGGTCGCGTCAAGGACTTGCCCGGCGTGCGCTACCACATCCTCCGCGGCGTTCTGGATACCCAGGGCGTCAAGAACCGTAAGCAGCGTCGTTCGAAGTACGGCGCGAAGCGTCCGAAGTAA
- the fusA gene encoding elongation factor G gives MPRQHAIEDYRNFGIMAHIDAGKTTTTERILYYTGKSHKIGEVHEGAATMDWMEQEQERGITITSAATTAFWAGKRLNIIDTPGHVDFTIEVERSLRVLDGAVCVLDSNQGVEPQTETVWRQGDKYKVPRIVFANKMDKTGADFFKCLADIVDRLGAKPIAIQLPIGAENNFKGLVDLVKMKGIVWNDESLGAKFDYVDIPEDMVEQAKEYREKMVEAAVELDDDAMAAYLDGKEPDEATLKRLLRKAVLTGAFYPVLCGSAFKNKGVQPLLDAVVDYLPSPIDVPAIKGTDDSGNEVVRKADDKEPLALLAFKIMDDPFVGTITFCRIYSGVLQSGTGVVNSTREKKERIGRMLLMHANNREDIKEAYAGDIVALAGLKEARTGDTLCDPDKQVILEKMEFPEPVIEIAIEPKSKADQEKLGVALAKLAAEDPSFRVSTDQESGQTILKGMGELHLDIKVDILRRTYKVDANIGAPQVAFRERVTKKAEVKYTHKKQTGGTGQFAEVSIVVEPNEPGKGYEFESKIVGGAVPKEYIPGVEKGLNSVMSSGVVAGFPVVDVKVQLVDGKYHDVDSSALAFEIASRAAFREALQKGKSVLLEPIMKVEVVTPEDYTGSVIGDLNSRRGQIQGQDMRGNANVINAMVPLMNMFGYVNNLRSMSQGRATFTMQFDHYAEAPANVSAEVQKKFA, from the coding sequence ATGCCCCGCCAACATGCCATCGAAGACTACCGTAACTTCGGTATCATGGCGCATATCGACGCCGGCAAGACGACCACGACCGAGCGCATCCTCTATTACACCGGCAAGAGCCACAAGATCGGCGAAGTGCACGAAGGTGCCGCGACGATGGACTGGATGGAGCAGGAGCAGGAGCGTGGCATCACGATCACCTCCGCTGCGACCACCGCCTTCTGGGCCGGCAAGCGCCTGAACATCATCGACACCCCCGGTCACGTCGACTTCACCATCGAAGTCGAGCGTTCGCTGCGCGTGCTCGATGGCGCCGTCTGCGTGCTCGACTCGAACCAGGGCGTCGAGCCCCAGACCGAAACCGTCTGGCGCCAGGGCGACAAGTACAAGGTTCCGCGCATCGTCTTCGCCAACAAGATGGACAAGACCGGCGCCGACTTCTTCAAGTGCCTTGCCGACATCGTGGACCGCCTCGGTGCCAAGCCGATCGCGATTCAGCTTCCGATCGGTGCCGAGAACAACTTCAAGGGTCTCGTCGACCTCGTGAAGATGAAGGGCATCGTCTGGAACGACGAGTCGCTCGGCGCGAAGTTCGACTACGTCGACATTCCGGAAGACATGGTCGAGCAGGCCAAGGAATACCGCGAGAAGATGGTGGAAGCCGCCGTCGAGCTCGATGACGACGCCATGGCCGCCTATCTCGACGGCAAGGAGCCGGACGAGGCGACCCTGAAGCGTCTGCTCCGCAAGGCGGTGCTGACCGGCGCGTTCTATCCCGTGCTGTGCGGCTCGGCGTTCAAGAACAAGGGCGTGCAGCCGCTGCTGGATGCCGTCGTCGACTATCTGCCGTCGCCGATCGACGTGCCCGCGATCAAGGGTACCGACGACAGCGGCAACGAGGTCGTGCGCAAGGCGGACGACAAGGAGCCGCTGGCTCTGCTCGCGTTCAAGATCATGGACGATCCGTTCGTCGGCACCATCACCTTCTGCCGCATCTATTCCGGCGTTCTGCAGAGCGGCACCGGCGTCGTGAACTCGACCCGTGAGAAGAAGGAGCGCATTGGACGCATGCTGTTGATGCATGCGAACAACCGCGAAGACATCAAGGAAGCCTATGCTGGCGACATCGTCGCTCTGGCTGGCCTGAAGGAAGCGCGCACCGGTGACACGCTGTGCGATCCCGACAAGCAGGTGATCCTGGAGAAGATGGAATTCCCCGAGCCGGTCATCGAGATCGCGATCGAGCCGAAGTCCAAGGCCGACCAGGAAAAGCTGGGTGTGGCTCTGGCCAAGCTCGCTGCGGAGGATCCGTCCTTCCGCGTGTCGACCGACCAGGAGTCCGGCCAGACCATTCTCAAGGGCATGGGCGAACTCCACCTCGACATCAAGGTCGACATTCTCCGCCGCACCTACAAGGTCGACGCCAACATCGGCGCGCCGCAGGTTGCGTTCCGTGAGCGCGTCACCAAGAAGGCCGAAGTCAAGTACACGCACAAGAAGCAGACCGGTGGTACCGGTCAGTTCGCCGAAGTGTCGATCGTCGTCGAGCCGAACGAGCCCGGTAAGGGCTACGAGTTCGAGTCGAAGATCGTCGGCGGCGCGGTGCCGAAGGAATACATCCCCGGCGTCGAAAAGGGCCTCAACAGCGTGATGAGCTCTGGCGTGGTTGCGGGCTTCCCCGTGGTCGACGTCAAGGTTCAGCTCGTCGACGGCAAGTATCACGACGTCGACTCGTCGGCGCTCGCCTTCGAAATCGCCTCGCGCGCTGCATTCCGCGAAGCCTTGCAGAAGGGCAAGTCCGTCCTGCTCGAGCCGATCATGAAGGTCGAAGTGGTGACCCCGGAAGACTACACCGGTTCGGTCATCGGCGACCTGAATTCCCGGCGCGGTCAGATCCAGGGGCAGGACATGCGCGGCAACGCCAACGTCATCAACGCGATGGTGCCGCTCATGAACATGTTCGGTTACGTGAATAACCTGCGCTCGATGAGCCAGGGTCGCGCAACCTTCACCATGCAGTTCGACCACTACGCAGAAGCGCCGGCCAACGTGTCGGCAGAAGTCCAGAAGAAGTTTGCCTGA
- a CDS encoding NAD(P)/FAD-dependent oxidoreductase has protein sequence MRYTDIAIIGGGLAGSTAAAMLGRAGISAVMIDPHETYPVDFRVEKLSGHGQVERFQRTGIADSVLRRATFSGENWIARFGHLLDKAPSRQFNILYDSLVNAIRDEIPETVERIWTKAVSVETSPERQRIALANGEAISARLVVLANGLNVGLRHQLGIERNVISACHSISIGFDVVPAGRTSFDFPALTYFSERPSDRIPYFSLFPIGPRMRANLFVYRGFDDPWLREFRRAPAETLNASLPRLKRITGAFDIAGEPKIRPVDLYVNDAGHQPGVVLAGDAFATSCPVAGTGCDKVFTDVERLCNVYIPQWLASDAMDANKIAGYYADPVKRACDEWSAAKAFHFRSVSMATGPYWTAQRWARFMAWSTQGLLRRLGGAFDLEPNFLGHSSSSSSSSSSSSRSSSSSSSSSLSSSA, from the coding sequence ATGCGGTACACCGATATTGCCATCATTGGCGGGGGACTGGCCGGCTCGACGGCCGCTGCGATGCTCGGGCGCGCCGGCATTTCGGCAGTCATGATCGACCCGCATGAGACCTACCCGGTCGATTTTCGCGTCGAGAAACTCAGCGGTCACGGACAGGTCGAGCGATTTCAGCGGACGGGAATCGCCGACTCGGTGCTGCGCCGGGCAACTTTCTCCGGCGAGAACTGGATCGCGCGCTTCGGCCATCTGCTCGACAAGGCGCCGAGTCGGCAGTTCAACATCCTCTACGATTCCCTGGTCAACGCGATCCGCGACGAAATCCCCGAGACGGTCGAGCGAATCTGGACCAAAGCCGTATCGGTCGAGACCAGCCCGGAGCGGCAGAGAATCGCCCTCGCGAACGGCGAGGCCATCTCGGCCCGTCTGGTGGTGCTCGCCAACGGCCTGAACGTCGGCCTGCGCCACCAGCTTGGGATCGAGCGCAACGTCATCAGCGCCTGCCATTCGATCTCGATCGGCTTCGACGTGGTGCCGGCGGGACGGACTTCGTTCGACTTCCCGGCGCTGACCTATTTCTCGGAGCGGCCGAGCGATCGGATCCCCTATTTCTCGCTGTTTCCGATCGGCCCGCGGATGCGGGCCAATCTGTTCGTGTACCGCGGTTTCGACGATCCTTGGCTGCGCGAGTTCCGCCGCGCGCCGGCCGAGACATTGAACGCCTCCCTGCCGCGGCTGAAGCGCATCACCGGCGCCTTCGACATCGCCGGCGAGCCGAAGATCCGTCCCGTCGACCTCTACGTGAACGATGCCGGCCATCAGCCAGGCGTGGTGCTGGCGGGCGATGCCTTTGCCACCTCTTGCCCGGTTGCGGGCACCGGCTGCGACAAGGTCTTCACCGACGTCGAGCGGCTCTGCAACGTCTACATCCCACAATGGCTGGCGTCCGACGCGATGGATGCGAACAAGATCGCCGGCTACTATGCCGATCCGGTCAAGCGGGCCTGCGATGAATGGTCGGCGGCGAAAGCCTTCCACTTCCGCTCGGTTTCGATGGCAACCGGCCCGTACTGGACGGCGCAGCGCTGGGCGCGCTTCATGGCGTGGTCGACCCAGGGATTATTGCGCAGGCTTGGAGGCGCCTTCGATCTGGAGCCGAACTTCCTTGGTCACTCCTCCTCCTCGTCCTCGTCCTCATCATCCTCGTCGAGGTCGTCCTCATCCTCGTCGTCATCGTCGCTGTCGTCTTCAGCCTGA
- a CDS encoding ABC transporter ATP-binding protein: MASRPLSPDKQKLAAQEAAELEDKLVAGQEPELEDDEDDQDEDDDELELEDDDDEDLVVFTAREAAGALATILGFVRPFLSNYKRILGYVAFGVLVETLFNVIMPLSLKFLIDDALGEEDFQALYKILGVLAVAGIFTSIVAVWYERWDARLAACIISDVRKRLFEHVQDLPAAYFGRTKRGEILSRFSVDLSAFEGSVKTFANSAALPFLELIAGIILMLFLNWQLAVVALLVFPITLIGPRILTPKAVQANYEQKLNESALLGMVQENVAAQAVIKAFSLQRKMFGFFSFRNDATRDRIAAAAFLSTMVERTVTISVLLLHLVVLAIGAYLATKGQITIGTFVTFESAFWEVSYNIAHVMHFIPVSISSAAAIRHIQELLDEPTRGADRPGAPDLPRITNDITFDHVTFQYEGGQTPVLDNLSLKLNAGKSIAIVGPSGSGKSTLLNLILRLYVPDEGRVTIDGVDVRKVTLDSLRRSMAVVFQENMLFNMSIRENIRLGKEGATDAEVEEAAKKAEIHRYIMSLPQRYDTPVGERGDTLSGGQRQRIAIARAIIRNPSVLLLDEATSALDQTTEAAINRTLLKVAKGRTMIWSTHRLTSVVEMDEIIVISGGRAIERGSHAELLAKNGTYRKLWNDQIHQPHGGAAQAEDDSDDDDEDEDDLDEDDEDEDEEEE, translated from the coding sequence ATGGCGTCCAGGCCTCTTTCTCCCGACAAACAGAAGCTCGCCGCGCAAGAGGCGGCCGAGCTCGAGGACAAGCTCGTCGCCGGTCAGGAGCCCGAGCTGGAAGACGACGAGGACGACCAAGACGAGGACGACGACGAGCTCGAGCTCGAGGACGATGATGACGAGGATCTCGTCGTCTTTACCGCCCGCGAAGCCGCCGGCGCGCTGGCGACCATCCTGGGTTTCGTCAGACCCTTCCTGTCCAACTACAAGCGCATCCTGGGCTATGTGGCGTTCGGCGTTCTGGTCGAGACGCTGTTCAACGTCATCATGCCGCTCAGCCTCAAATTCCTCATCGACGATGCGCTCGGCGAGGAGGATTTCCAGGCGCTGTACAAGATCCTCGGCGTGCTCGCGGTCGCCGGTATCTTCACATCGATTGTCGCGGTCTGGTACGAGCGCTGGGACGCACGGCTGGCCGCCTGCATCATCTCCGACGTCCGCAAGCGGCTGTTCGAGCACGTCCAGGATCTGCCGGCGGCCTATTTCGGCCGCACCAAGCGCGGTGAGATCCTGTCGCGTTTCTCGGTCGACCTCTCGGCTTTCGAAGGCTCGGTCAAGACCTTTGCCAACAGCGCGGCGCTGCCGTTCCTGGAGTTGATCGCCGGCATCATTCTGATGCTGTTCCTGAACTGGCAGCTCGCCGTGGTCGCGCTGCTGGTGTTTCCGATCACGCTGATTGGCCCGCGCATCCTGACGCCCAAGGCGGTGCAGGCCAATTACGAGCAGAAGCTCAACGAAAGCGCACTGCTCGGCATGGTGCAGGAGAACGTGGCGGCGCAGGCCGTGATCAAGGCGTTCAGCCTGCAACGCAAGATGTTCGGCTTCTTCAGCTTCCGCAACGACGCGACCCGCGACAGGATTGCGGCCGCGGCGTTCCTGTCGACGATGGTGGAGCGGACGGTCACCATCTCGGTGCTGCTGTTGCACCTCGTCGTGCTCGCCATCGGCGCCTATCTGGCGACCAAGGGCCAGATCACCATCGGCACCTTCGTCACCTTCGAGAGCGCGTTCTGGGAAGTGTCCTACAACATCGCCCACGTGATGCACTTCATCCCGGTGTCGATCTCCTCGGCTGCTGCAATCCGTCACATCCAGGAGTTGCTCGACGAGCCGACCCGCGGGGCCGATCGCCCGGGCGCGCCGGATCTGCCGCGCATCACCAACGACATCACCTTCGACCACGTGACGTTCCAGTACGAGGGCGGCCAGACGCCGGTGCTGGACAATCTCAGCCTCAAGCTCAATGCCGGCAAGAGCATCGCCATCGTCGGCCCGTCAGGCTCCGGCAAAAGCACGCTCCTCAATCTGATCCTGCGGCTTTACGTGCCGGACGAGGGGCGCGTCACCATCGACGGCGTCGACGTGCGCAAGGTGACGCTGGATTCGCTGCGTCGGAGCATGGCCGTGGTGTTCCAGGAGAACATGCTGTTCAACATGTCGATCCGCGAGAACATCCGGCTCGGCAAGGAAGGCGCCACCGACGCGGAGGTGGAGGAGGCCGCCAAGAAGGCCGAGATCCACCGCTACATCATGAGCCTGCCGCAGCGCTACGACACGCCGGTCGGTGAGCGCGGCGACACGCTGTCGGGCGGCCAGCGCCAGCGCATCGCGATCGCGCGCGCGATCATCCGTAACCCTTCCGTGCTGCTGCTGGATGAGGCCACCTCGGCGCTCGACCAGACCACGGAGGCTGCGATCAACCGCACGTTGCTGAAGGTCGCCAAGGGCCGCACCATGATCTGGTCGACCCACCGCCTGACTTCGGTGGTCGAGATGGACGAGATCATCGTGATTTCAGGGGGCAGGGCGATCGAGCGCGGCTCGCACGCCGAACTGCTCGCCAAGAACGGCACCTATCGCAAGCTCTGGAACGACCAGATCCATCAGCCGCACGGCGGGGCCGCTCAGGCTGAAGACGACAGCGACGATGACGACGAGGATGAGGACGACCTCGACGAGGATGATGAGGACGAGGACGAGGAGGAGGAGTGA
- the rplB gene encoding 50S ribosomal protein L2 produces the protein MALKKFNPTTPGQRQLVMVDRSALYKGKPVKALTEGKKSSGGRNNTGRITVRFRGGGHKQTLRTVDFKREKIDVPATVERLEYDPNRTGFIALIKYQDGEQAYILAPQRLAVGDTIVAGNYVDVKPGNVMPLGNMPVGTIIHNIEVKIGKGGQLARSAGTYAQLVGRDQDYVIIRLNSGEQRLVHGRCRGTIGAVSNPDHMNTSIGKAGRKRWMGRRPHNRGVAMNPIDHPHGGGEGRTSGGRHPVTPWGKPTKGKKTRTNKSTNKFILLSRHKRKK, from the coding sequence ATGGCACTGAAGAAATTCAATCCCACGACACCGGGTCAGCGCCAGCTGGTCATGGTCGATCGTTCAGCCCTCTACAAGGGCAAGCCGGTCAAGGCGCTCACCGAAGGCAAGAAGTCCTCGGGTGGCCGCAACAACACCGGTCGCATCACCGTGCGCTTCCGTGGCGGTGGCCACAAGCAGACGCTGCGCACCGTCGACTTCAAGCGTGAGAAGATCGACGTTCCCGCAACCGTCGAGCGGCTCGAGTACGATCCGAACCGGACCGGCTTCATCGCGCTGATCAAGTATCAGGACGGCGAACAGGCCTACATCCTGGCGCCGCAGCGCCTGGCCGTGGGTGATACCATCGTCGCCGGCAACTACGTCGACGTGAAGCCGGGCAACGTCATGCCGCTCGGCAACATGCCGGTCGGCACGATCATCCACAACATCGAGGTCAAGATCGGGAAGGGCGGCCAGCTCGCCCGGTCCGCCGGCACCTACGCCCAGCTCGTCGGCCGCGACCAGGACTACGTGATCATCCGCCTGAACTCGGGTGAGCAGCGCCTGGTGCACGGCCGTTGCCGCGGTACGATCGGTGCGGTGTCGAATCCGGACCACATGAACACCTCGATCGGCAAGGCCGGTCGCAAGCGTTGGATGGGCCGTCGCCCGCACAACCGCGGTGTCGCGATGAACCCGATCGACCATCCGCACGGCGGTGGTGAAGGTCGTACCTCGGGCGGTCGCCACCCGGTCACCCCGTGGGGCAAGCCGACCAAGGGCAAGAAGACCCGCACCAACAAGTCGACCAACAAATTCATTCTCCTAAGCCGCCACAAGCGGAAGAAGTAA
- the rplD gene encoding 50S ribosomal protein L4, whose protein sequence is MELKVTTLEGKEAGSVQLSDAIFGLEPRQDIIARCVQWQLNKRQAGTHKAKGRAEIWRTGKKMYKQKGTGGARHGSARVPQFRGGGRAFGPVVRSHATDLPKKVRALALKHALSAKAKDGDLLVIDKAALEAAKTKALLGHFSGLGLTNALIIDGAELNNGFAAAARNIPNMDVLPIQGINVYDILRRQKLVLTKAAIDALEARFK, encoded by the coding sequence ATGGAATTGAAGGTCACCACTCTCGAGGGCAAGGAAGCGGGCTCCGTCCAGCTGTCCGACGCCATTTTCGGCCTCGAGCCGCGCCAGGACATCATTGCACGTTGCGTGCAGTGGCAGCTCAACAAGCGTCAGGCCGGTACGCACAAGGCCAAGGGTCGCGCCGAGATCTGGCGCACCGGCAAGAAGATGTACAAGCAGAAGGGGACCGGCGGTGCTCGTCACGGCTCGGCCCGCGTGCCGCAGTTCCGCGGCGGCGGTCGTGCCTTCGGTCCGGTCGTGCGTTCGCACGCCACCGACCTGCCGAAGAAGGTCCGTGCGCTCGCTCTGAAGCATGCGCTCTCGGCCAAGGCCAAGGACGGCGATCTGCTCGTGATCGACAAGGCGGCGCTGGAGGCTGCCAAGACCAAGGCGCTGCTCGGTCACTTCTCGGGCCTGGGGCTCACCAACGCGCTGATCATTGACGGTGCCGAGCTCAACAACGGCTTTGCCGCGGCGGCCCGCAACATCCCGAACATGGACGTGCTGCCGATCCAGGGCATCAACGTCTATGACATCCTGCGCCGTCAGAAGCTCGTTCTGACCAAGGCCGCCATCGATGCGCTGGAGGCGCGCTTCAAATGA
- the rplC gene encoding 50S ribosomal protein L3, whose product MRSGVIAQKVGMTRVFTEAGEHIPVTVLKLGNCQVVGHRTEEKNGYVALQLGSGSRKTVYMPKAERGQFAVAKVEPKRQVEEFRVSADAMIPVGAEILADHFVVGQFVDVTGTSVGKGFAGGMKRWNFGGLRATHGVSVSHRSIGSTGGRQDPGKTWKNKKMPGHMGVDRITTLNLRVVQLDVERGLILVEGAVPGSKGGWIRVRDAVKKPLPKEAPKPGKFKVAGGEAEAAAQQEGA is encoded by the coding sequence ATGCGCTCCGGAGTGATCGCACAAAAGGTCGGGATGACGCGAGTCTTTACAGAGGCCGGCGAACATATCCCCGTGACCGTGCTGAAGCTCGGCAATTGCCAGGTCGTAGGCCACCGCACTGAAGAGAAGAACGGTTACGTTGCGCTCCAGCTTGGTTCTGGCAGCCGCAAGACCGTGTACATGCCCAAGGCAGAGCGCGGCCAGTTCGCGGTCGCCAAGGTAGAGCCGAAGCGGCAGGTCGAGGAGTTCCGCGTTTCCGCGGACGCCATGATCCCCGTGGGCGCCGAGATCCTCGCCGACCATTTCGTCGTCGGCCAGTTCGTCGACGTCACCGGCACCTCGGTCGGTAAGGGCTTCGCCGGCGGTATGAAGCGCTGGAACTTCGGCGGTCTGCGCGCCACGCACGGTGTGTCGGTCTCGCACCGTTCGATCGGTTCGACCGGTGGTCGTCAGGACCCGGGCAAGACCTGGAAGAACAAGAAGATGCCCGGCCACATGGGCGTCGACCGCATCACCACGCTCAACCTGCGCGTCGTTCAGCTCGACGTCGAGCGTGGCCTGATCCTCGTCGAAGGCGCCGTTCCTGGCTCCAAGGGCGGCTGGATCCGCGTGCGCGACGCCGTCAAGAAGCCGCTGCCGAAGGAAGCTCCGAAGCCCGGCAAGTTCAAGGTTGCGGGCGGCGAAGCCGAGGCTGCGGCCCAGCAAGAGGGTGCGTGA
- a CDS encoding 50S ribosomal protein L23: MTKNIEARHYDVIVAPVVTEKATLASEHNKVLFKVAAKATKPQIKEAIEKLFDVKVKSVNTLVRKGKTKVFRGNLGSQSNTKRAIVTLEEGHRIDVTTGL; this comes from the coding sequence ATGACGAAGAACATCGAGGCTCGCCATTACGACGTGATCGTCGCCCCGGTCGTCACCGAAAAGGCGACGCTGGCGTCCGAGCACAACAAGGTTCTGTTCAAGGTGGCCGCGAAGGCGACCAAGCCGCAGATCAAGGAAGCGATCGAGAAGCTGTTTGACGTCAAGGTCAAGAGCGTCAACACGCTGGTCCGCAAGGGCAAGACCAAGGTCTTCCGCGGAAATCTCGGCTCGCAGTCGAACACCAAGCGCGCGATCGTGACCCTCGAAGAGGGTCATCGGATCGACGTGACCACCGGTCTGTAA
- the rpsG gene encoding 30S ribosomal protein S7: protein MSRRHSAEKREVLPDPKFGNIIVTKFMNSVMYAGKKSVAEGIVYGAFGLIEAKTKQSPLGVFEQALENVMPTIEVRSRRVGGATYQVPVEVRSTRRQALGIRWLISAARERNEKTMTERLSAELLDASNNRGNAVKKREDVHRMAEANRAFSHYRW, encoded by the coding sequence ATGTCTCGTCGCCACTCAGCGGAAAAGCGCGAAGTTCTTCCCGATCCGAAGTTCGGGAACATCATCGTCACGAAGTTCATGAACTCGGTGATGTACGCCGGCAAGAAGTCGGTCGCCGAAGGCATCGTCTACGGTGCGTTCGGTCTCATCGAAGCCAAGACCAAGCAGAGCCCCCTCGGCGTGTTCGAGCAGGCGCTCGAGAACGTCATGCCGACAATCGAGGTGCGCTCCCGCCGCGTTGGTGGCGCGACCTACCAGGTTCCGGTCGAGGTTCGCTCGACCCGCCGTCAGGCTCTGGGCATTCGCTGGCTGATCTCGGCTGCGCGCGAGCGCAACGAGAAGACCATGACCGAGCGTCTTTCGGCCGAGCTCCTCGACGCATCGAACAACCGTGGCAACGCCGTCAAGAAGCGCGAAGACGTGCACCGGATGGCGGAAGCCAACCGTGCCTTCTCGCACTATCGCTGGTAA
- the rpsS gene encoding 30S ribosomal protein S19 has protein sequence MVRSVWKGPFVEGSLLKKADAARASGRHDVIKIWSRRSTILPQFVGLTFGVYNGQKHVPVAVNEEMVGHKFGEFSPTRTFHGHSGDKKAKKA, from the coding sequence ATGGTTCGTTCAGTCTGGAAAGGCCCGTTCGTCGAGGGTTCTCTGCTCAAGAAGGCAGATGCCGCGCGCGCGTCCGGCCGTCACGACGTCATCAAGATCTGGAGCCGTCGCTCGACGATCCTGCCGCAGTTCGTCGGCCTGACCTTCGGCGTCTACAACGGTCAGAAGCACGTGCCGGTGGCCGTCAACGAGGAAATGGTCGGTCACAAGTTCGGCGAGTTCTCGCCGACCCGGACCTTCCATGGCCACTCGGGCGACAAGAAAGCCAAGAAGGCTTGA